One Mycolicibacter sp. MU0083 DNA window includes the following coding sequences:
- a CDS encoding PaaI family thioesterase: MGCGPDNPHGLHVEVYRSADSVYADVTFDERHIGAPGLAHGGAVAAACDDVLGFTLWIAGTPAVTRSLTVEYLQPVPLHRPHRITAHISAREGRALHVAATGTCEGATRFTATAVFIVVDTAHFAAHGDISGFGEILEQFSRRGGDHTP, encoded by the coding sequence ATGGGGTGTGGTCCGGACAATCCGCACGGCCTGCATGTGGAGGTCTACCGCAGTGCGGATTCGGTGTATGCCGATGTCACATTCGACGAGCGCCACATCGGAGCCCCCGGCCTGGCGCACGGTGGGGCCGTCGCCGCGGCCTGCGATGACGTGCTGGGCTTCACGCTGTGGATCGCCGGCACGCCTGCGGTGACGCGCAGTCTGACGGTGGAGTATCTGCAACCAGTACCGCTGCACCGGCCCCACCGGATCACCGCGCACATCAGCGCCCGCGAGGGTCGGGCGTTGCACGTCGCGGCGACCGGCACCTGCGAAGGGGCCACCCGGTTCACCGCGACGGCCGTATTCATCGTGGTTGATACCGCACATTTCGCCGCCCACGGCGATATCAGCGGTTTTGGGGAGATCCTCGAGCAGTTCTCGCGCCGCGGCGGCGATCACACACCATGA
- a CDS encoding MerR family DNA-binding protein: MPASTLRFYESVGLLPAARTKSGYRVYGEDAVQRLSFIRAAKRVGLPLDEIRELLVVWDEGACRDVRARMRPMMAARLDDVAARITELRRFAEVLQDALDHLDALPDRPEPCNAQCSFLRSRQSQPTVAVR, from the coding sequence GTGCCGGCAAGCACGTTGCGGTTTTACGAGTCGGTGGGGTTGCTGCCGGCAGCGCGCACCAAGTCGGGGTATCGGGTTTACGGCGAGGATGCGGTGCAGCGACTGAGCTTCATCCGGGCAGCCAAACGGGTCGGGTTGCCGTTGGACGAGATCCGTGAACTGCTGGTGGTTTGGGATGAGGGTGCCTGTAGGGATGTACGGGCGCGGATGCGACCGATGATGGCTGCCCGTCTCGATGACGTGGCCGCACGGATCACTGAATTGCGCCGGTTCGCCGAGGTTCTCCAGGACGCCCTCGATCATCTCGACGCCCTGCCTGATCGGCCCGAGCCGTGTAATGCCCAGTGCAGCTTCCTGCGCTCGCGGCAGAGCCAGCCGACGGTGGCCGTGCGGTGA
- a CDS encoding TetR/AcrR family transcriptional regulator, giving the protein MSDSNQPSLPDDDDIDPRRIRSRNRLLDAAATLLSTGGVEAVTIDAVTKASKVARTTLYRHFQSSSHLLAATFERLLPQVSTPAPTSGSLREQLIELLSRQAALFNDAPLHVTTLAWLSLGPTGAKEETDNSHASGALRARVVDQYRQPFDAILTSSKAHTELGNIDRDLAICQLVGPLAFARMTGLRTITRDDCTTLIDNFLATHRRAATPADVREVV; this is encoded by the coding sequence GTGAGCGACAGCAATCAGCCCTCCCTGCCCGATGATGACGACATCGATCCGCGGCGGATCCGGTCACGGAATCGACTATTGGATGCTGCGGCAACACTGTTGAGCACCGGAGGCGTCGAGGCCGTCACTATCGATGCCGTCACCAAAGCATCCAAGGTGGCCCGCACCACCCTTTATCGGCATTTTCAGAGCTCGTCGCATCTGCTTGCCGCCACCTTCGAGCGGCTACTACCGCAGGTAAGCACACCAGCACCGACCAGCGGTTCCTTACGCGAACAACTGATCGAGCTGCTCAGCCGCCAAGCCGCCCTGTTCAACGACGCCCCGCTGCACGTCACCACCCTGGCATGGCTCTCACTCGGCCCCACCGGCGCCAAAGAAGAGACCGACAACAGTCACGCATCCGGGGCACTGCGGGCCCGCGTCGTCGACCAGTACCGCCAACCGTTCGACGCCATCCTCACCAGCTCGAAAGCCCACACCGAACTCGGCAACATCGACCGCGACCTCGCAATTTGCCAACTCGTCGGACCCCTCGCATTCGCACGCATGACCGGCCTGCGCACCATCACGCGCGACGACTGCACAACCCTCATCGACAACTTCCTCGCAACCCACCGCAGAGCCGCCACCCCCGCAGACGTACGCGAAGTCGTTTGA
- a CDS encoding bile acid:sodium symporter: MHIVSWLERHQIAIYLGGLVAGAAAGAAAPSAGHAWEAAIYPVLGALLYATFLQVPFTKLSAAFRDVRFLAALLVVNFAVVPLVVAALVSVISLPQAVLLGVLLTLLTPCIDYVIVFCGLAGGDGQRLLAAAPLLMLAQMLLLPAFLWLFVGPQLANIVDAGPFIEAFLILIVVPLTAAWATEAWSGRHRSGHAVATAMNAAMVPLMTGTLFVVVASQFPKISHDLDQVLHVIPIYASFLAIMAAIGVGTARLLRLDTGRSRALTFSGATRNSLVVLPLALALPENYALTPVIVVTQTLVELLGMVVYVRVIPRLISRETPTQ, translated from the coding sequence ATGCATATCGTTTCGTGGTTGGAACGCCATCAGATCGCCATCTATCTCGGTGGGCTAGTGGCTGGCGCGGCTGCCGGTGCGGCGGCACCGTCGGCCGGCCACGCGTGGGAGGCTGCGATCTATCCGGTGTTGGGCGCGTTGCTGTATGCCACGTTCCTGCAGGTTCCGTTCACCAAACTAAGTGCAGCGTTCCGTGATGTGCGGTTCCTGGCTGCACTGCTGGTGGTGAACTTCGCGGTGGTGCCGCTGGTGGTAGCCGCGCTCGTCAGCGTGATCTCGCTGCCGCAGGCCGTCCTGCTCGGCGTGCTACTCACCCTGCTGACACCCTGCATCGACTACGTCATCGTGTTCTGTGGTCTGGCCGGAGGAGACGGTCAGCGTCTGCTTGCCGCCGCTCCGCTGCTAATGCTGGCCCAAATGCTGCTACTTCCGGCGTTCCTGTGGCTGTTCGTCGGCCCGCAGCTGGCCAACATCGTCGACGCGGGGCCCTTCATCGAGGCATTCCTCATCTTGATCGTGGTGCCCCTGACCGCGGCGTGGGCCACAGAAGCCTGGTCGGGACGACACCGTAGCGGCCACGCCGTCGCGACAGCGATGAACGCGGCGATGGTCCCACTGATGACTGGCACCCTGTTCGTTGTGGTGGCCAGTCAATTTCCGAAGATCAGTCACGACCTCGACCAGGTGCTGCACGTGATACCGATCTACGCCAGTTTCCTGGCCATCATGGCGGCTATCGGCGTGGGGACCGCCCGGCTTCTCCGGCTCGACACCGGCCGATCCCGTGCCCTGACCTTCTCCGGAGCCACCCGAAACTCACTGGTCGTGCTACCGCTGGCCCTCGCCCTGCCCGAAAACTACGCCCTCACACCGGTCATCGTCGTAACCCAAACCCTCGTCGAGTTGCTTGGCATGGTCGTCTACGTCCGCGTCATTCCTCGCCTTATATCTCGGGAAACTCCAACCCAATAG